acctggactcttctactatgaagctgTGCTGATGCAGGATGCCATTTAACATCgtcctgctggaaaatgaaggccttccctgaagaTGACGGagtctggatgggagcacacGTTGCTCTGAAACCTGGAtctacctttcagcactgatggagcctttccagatgtgccagcTGCCAGTTCCTCCAATCCatcccccataccatcagagatgctgaACAGTCCTCTGTAGTCCAGTGGATGCAGTGGCCATGTTTTCCAAGGAATTAGTCTGACCTCAGAACAGTTTCCACTGTGCCTCAGTCAGTTTTAAATGAGCGTCGGCTCAGAGACAGCTGGAGCTTTAATCTGTGGATGGGATTtctgttcctgagcccatgcagtggtTTCTATCGTGGTCTCTGAcacagtgctttgtgttttggattttctgctttgattctgtttttctattgtgtttattttagtgTCTGAGTTTCCTGGTTTATTGTTTGGTGCTTCCTGTCTTACTGTCTGTGTATTTAACTTTACTTCCTGTGACTGCGTTGATCGTGTGAGTCTTGTTTCCTCCCAGTTTTGCTGACTTCACCTAATTGCCCTCATCTGATATCCTCCCTGCTGGTTTATGCTTTATGGATTTAGGTTGTCATTTTGTAGTATTTCTATATTTGAACTCCCTCATCAGCCTTTTTTAAATTCCCCTGGCTGTGAGTGTGCATCAGGGACCTGAGCTGTAATGTGACAGTCAtgcttgtttttgctgcagcGCTGCccgagggcctgaagatcacaggtTTCTGATGGTTTGTCTGTGCGCGGAGACTCTCTGAGACCTTTGATGATGTTGTTCTGTGGATGATGAGATTTATACTTTGAGGAACGTCATTTGTGAAACTGTAATTTGCAGATGCTGAGATGCTCCTGTTCAGGCTGCAGGTACACTCAGCTCTGAGTGTGTTTCTCACTGTGAGTCTGCACGGCTGATCTCGGCTCACCTTCTGTCCGTTAATATTTCCTTCTCTTTCATCTCTGCACTTGTGTTcatattttcctgtttctgttgtcAGTCTCTGAAGGACTGAAAGCTTCACTTTAAAGCAGCTCATTAACTGCAGGGAAAACAGCTGAGATGGTTCTGAAAGCGTGTCTACACTCATTCAGGTCTGTGTGGGCAAAACTACCAACACTGAAACTGGCTGTTAGAAATAGCAGAGGCATACAGGGGAAGTAAAATATCTGcagtaaaactggaaaaatgcaTTCTGGGAGCCAGTGGGACAAACATTGTTTAAACTGGATAATTCAGGGAACGTTTCCTTTTTTCCGGGTCTAAGACCTGAAACCTTATTTCCCGTTTCTGAAAACAAGTTTACGTAACCATCACAGCTCCTCCTGTTCATCAACACACTGCCGATCAAACTTCTATAAGAAAAACAGACTCGTGATGCACAGTTTTGtggaaaatgtttctttttttttttgtatgaaccAGTTTGCATGAATTTGTATGAAGAGCTCTGAAATGCATCTACAGGCAATGAAAacttcattttaacattttcacatcacaaacttaaaatattaaagttttttttgtcagaacTTTATTAAAAAACTTTGCGGTAGACCTGATTACTGCATTTGCAGCGCGTCTGGATACTTTGTTAAACTATGATAACTTCTGTGCTGTAAGACTGAAAACTGACACTTTGAGAGACGAACTCATTCTGTCTCACAGAGAGTGAGTGAAGATTAAACCTGCCATCAAGTGTATATTGATGTATGTTACATGCATCGACTTCCGGTCCTGTTTCTTTTCCCAAACGGACACATTTTTCCTTTAGCTTGAAAGAAATTCAGGGAAGTCAATAGTGCCATTGCCATTGCCCTCTCCCGGCTTGCTGCTCTGCTCAGTTTGAGATCCGTGTCTCTTTTTGTGACAGTCACCGGGGGTGCTCTTGATGCTGTTGCTATGGGGATCGTCATTCGGCATGGAGTTGTCAGGGGCGGGGTTTGTGACAATGCCCATGAAGAGGGGGGCCAGGGAGGCATCGTCGACGAGGgcaaaaagaaaaggggagtttacagagaaaaaggaGACTGAGCGCATGGAGGTTACAACGGTCGTGGCGGATGCCTCAACGCCTTCTTCGCTGAGTTCTATGGTGCTGGCGTGGCGGACGCCGGTCACCGTCAGGGGCTGGTCCGATATCCCAGAAAGGTCAGGACCAGAAAACAGAGAGCCAAGgcctgacagagagagagagataacgATCACATTAACACAgtacacctgttacctgcctttaatggtttgtcctattggaaaaattcaaacaacttctgaaagctgagaaattgcacttcatacCCAGTAcagggttattacggtaattgctGCTGGAAGTCTGCAAACGACAGgacatttgaaatatgttgtgttGGTGAAGACATATTCGGTGTTAAGTGGTCACAGCCCAATGAGCGTCTCCCTGAAGGACGACCACTCATGGAGGTTCTTGAGAACAACATATTTTCAtgagttttgtttctgttttcattaatGCTAAACTGGAGTAATAACCAGCTGGTGGTTGGGAGGGGTCAAATGTCCTCAGTTACCCTACAATTTACTGGGAgaatggggtgggggggtaataACCTTGCCAATAGTGAAAAATGGCCACTACAACAACCCCTCAAATTTCATAATGAATGAAAACTGTTATCAactgtttataaattagatgaagTGGTTAACTTGCTCTATTCAGTGTAGCTggcaaacaaagaaaagcatttaACCACCACCCCCCCCTAATCAGCTGTGAGACTTGGTTGCAGCCAACCTATCTTCTTAACCATACAGCAGTGACTGCAGGTGCCAGCAAAGGTGAGTGTGTACAGAATGAAAAGAGGAACGTAAAAGACCAACCAACAATATTAAGTTCGATTCCACCTTAgtccgggcctctctgtgtgcagtttgcatgttctccccgtgcttctgtgggtttcctcccacagtccaatgaCATGCAGCTACTGGGGTTAATTGGTGAAACATGGAGGGTGTGGTTCAAACACTGGCAGCATAGCTCATTAAAACACCCAGACCCTCGTTCTTAGACTTAAACTCAAATACCAGAGTATCCTCAAATTCAACAttgcttcactgactcattcaGTTTCTCACCCATGTTTGTGAGCGCCGCCTGGAGCTCCTGATGGTACTGCAACTTCACTTTGGGCAAGTTCACCTGCATTGGTTTCTCCTGAGGTAGAGATCTGTAGAGGTCGGAGATGTTCAGTTTGGGAAGCACTGACGACAGGTTTCCTCTGGGCAGGATGATTAAGAAGCTGGTGTTTCCCTTGAAGGGAAAACTGGCAACCTGGACAACAGAAAATGACTTCCTGCTAATTTTGTTTAAGTTTTTTATCTTCAGCTTAATCTCAACATATAAACTACAAGCTGaaagaaacaggaaggaaacagGCCTTTCTTTCTGGTCAACGCTTAGCTGAGGTTTGTAACTTTGGACAGAGAACTGAGAAATCACATTGGTTCTTGGTGTTACCTGTGCCTCCAGTTTGGCATCATACATCAGGCGTAAAGGGTACTGGGCAGATTTCATCATGTCCACTGACACAAAGTTCTGACTGTCCAGGTAAAACTCTCCCTTAGAGGTCGCTTGGGGGTCAAACTGTGTTTGCCACTGACCTGACAAAAGGTGGAAAATAAGATGGAATCATCATTAATTCAATCCTGTGTTTATACTTGTGTAAAGTGGTTCACTCTAATTTTACTGCatctcctcttttctttgcaGTGCTCATTAACAGGATAAGAAGCTTCCTTTGCAGACTATGCTGTCCAGTCATATTAGAGAGGTACTGGTGGTCGATAATGATGTGCTGTCTGGCCAGGACAGATTATAATAGGACAGAaaggcaacttttttttttcaattttcacAATACTGAGACCGTTTTTCTCCCTTCACGAAGTTTAGACTGGTTAGTCCTGCTGATGGGCGTATGGTGTACAGTTTTAGGTGGTTTTAGGCAGTATCAGAGTCTTAGATAAAAGAACTGTGTGGCTTGTTAAAGGAGCATTCAGCTCTACAGTCCTATACCAACCCTCAGCTACGGTCATtgagtttcatttttcaaataatACATGGGAACTTGGTCAGTGTGTCTTCATGAGCCCATTCAGTTCTGAGATAGATCTCAGAGCTCAgatagataaaactgaaatgttcGTACCAGTCAAGATTATTGTGTTCTTCATATTAGAAATAAACCAACTAATCAACCCGAGATGCAGACAGCAGATTTCACTGAAGTAAACTCAGCGTCCCCTGAATCTTTTAAACTGATTCAAATCTCATTTGGTAGAAAagccttttttccccatttttttgCTGACTGTCAAACACCATGTGAAGAGTTTTGTTTTGTAGCATGGTTCACCTTTGAAGTATACAGCATTCATGAGCATGAGCACCACGTCATGTGGAATACTTTCTAAGAAGTTGGGGATGTGTCCATTGGTAACGTTCTCAACCCATTGGTTGACCTcctccacagagaccaaaggaACGGGCTGTGATTGgtacctggaaaaataaaatcgTATCAACATGGTGCAGATCAGATGGTCTAAGAAAAATATCCATTCTTACTTATTTTACCCTTTGCATATATAAACTCCCAATATTTTAGCATGACCTGATCGTGTATGGTCATGCTCTCAAGCCCTCTGTAACTTAATTCTTAACtaaaacttttgttttatcAACACTGAATCTTTGTTATATCCTCATACTCGCTGTAGCCGAGTAAAATGTCTTATTTATTGGATATGGATATACCATAACTGAACACTGGAAAGCACTGTGGTTTTGGAAGTCCTGTTCAGTCCAGTTTAACACTGCTTGAAGTGAAGGTGTCCTGTTTCACATTGATTGGGTGGGTACCGATCTGCAGCTGCCAAACATTTTTCTGAATTTGGATCTGTGTTCATTCGGGAAGACGAGCAAATTTTCAGCATGGACCCAAATGTGTGCTGACTGTTTAAATTGAAAACATAAATGCATTCAACACATTAATAAAGCATTGTCCCAATTTCTGGAGGTTTATTTTGTGGCTGCCAGTTACTGTAGTTTTAACAAAACTGCATAAATCACTGGGTCTAAAACCACTGGTGCCATGCAGTAGAATCCATTCACAGGTGCTCAGTGGGACAGCACCACCTAGCAAATTGAGATACTATAAAACTGCAACCAAAAGCAATTATGGTTTCACAGGTTTATTCCACCAAAACACTGCGTTCTGCCATTCATACTTTCCCAAAGGAAAATCATACCTGGCCAGAGAGTCTTCAACAAATGATGACTTCACTTTAAATCCTGAAAACATGAGCGAAAACAGAAAAACCTGAGTCCAGATTTATAGCAGTCTTATGATAAATCACCACCTGTGTAACATTCATCATCTCACACCTGGCCTCAGGTACATGCGTGCTGCTACCTCCAATGATGTGTGGCTGAAATGAGGTACCAGGCTTCCGAGTGCATGATGGTAACACGCTAGACCACGAGCATGAAGGGTCTTTAGTAGCAGCTTCTCTGTCTCATTGCGAGCACCTGAGAGAAAAATCTGACTATGTTATAAAATCAATAGTGATTTGTACTGTTTGGTCCTTTGCATTTGCACTACCACAGAAAAGAGCAGACGGGGACAACGAACATCTTTGAGGGAGCACTGAAAATACAACCGCGCACCTGAGACTAACCTAAGGTGAGTTGACCAAGGGCAAAAGCGATGCTGAGTGGTGAGAGGATGATGTTGGGCTGTTGTGGACTGACAGGAAGATTTTCCAGGAGCTGTAAACCCAGTTGCTCAGTGGCCTCTCCTATTGCCCTGTGCGCCTCAGGGCTGAATGTTTCTCCACAGCTGTCAGCCTCTGTCTCCATCTGCTCGTTGTCTTCTGCAATACTGGAGAAATAAGTAGGTGCTGGGCTGGGCTCCTCCTGAACACAAGAGGATAGACGGGGTTATTGCCTAATGAGGACAGTTACATAAAAACTATTTTCCCTTAGTTAGAGGTTCTTCTTACAGTCACTCCCAGGCGGCAGAGACAAAGCAAGAGAAGAAGATAGAGCTTCATTTTTGAACAGTCAACCTGAAAAACAGAAGGAAGACCACGAGTAAAACTCTTTATCacagcttttccttcccactgtcaccaactgCTTGCTCATAGCGGGGGgtcattctgactgttgggttttctctgtaattattggagggtttttactttacaaaacaccttgaggcgactgttgtgatttggcgctatataaatatcACTGAATTTAATTTGGATTTTGGACTTTTGGCCAGATAAAAGGAATTAAGGTTATCCAGGTTTTCCTTGAGTGTACAGCTAGCCCCACCGGAGTCAAagaatattgtttttgttttgtttgtttgtttttgtacgaTGTTTTAAAACATAAACTACAGCTGTTATGTTAGCTAATGCATTAAATTAACCTCCTGCTGTTGTTTACCAtctttacacataaaaaaatcagCGACTAAGTAACAAAGATTTTAGTGGAGCAATGTGAAACTGTCAACTTTAAAAGCTAATTTACAAAATTTACGTTATcataatatgtaaatatgtaatgtgatttttctgccttttggtAAACACACCATCTGCAACTTTACTACCTTAACATTTTCAGTTACTATGTTAAACACTAATCATATTCTACAgtcatttttctatttattaaaCCGAGTGGATTTAGCCACAATGACGTCACTCgttgttttgaaactggacgTGAGGAGCGACGGGCGGATCAGACCGTTAACATCACACAAAATTaactaattaaaatgttttttgtcaATATCAAATACATCAATCTTAATGCAAGCATAAGATTCCCCAGCTGGAGAGTTTCAGGGATGCAGCGGTTCTGTCCAATAACGGCCGTATTTTTACCCACGTGAGGACATCCTACCATATCGGCATTAACTTCCAGCACACCCGAGGCTCATGGGAACTGGTTTAAAAGTATTCTGTGATGGACTTAAATACTGAACAAGCAGATTTTATGTCCTCAGGGAACCGAGAAGATTGCAGTTGGTTTTCATCATCTAGAAACCAAGAAGGTCAAAGACAAATGTAAATACGGTGTCTCCAGTATTAGTTCGGATATCTTAGTTTGGACCAGAACAACAAGGAGTGTGAGGCCAATGTCTGTGCATCTCCGAAGTATGAAACCTTTTAGAGTTACTGATATGTAAATATTCCTTTGCACTCACTGGGTTCAGAGTCACTTGACGTTTCAGATGTGACTGCTGTGTTTACCGGGAGACTAAAGGTTACTGTTTCAGAACCTTTTTTGGCAACAATACGCTgaacacacagaac
The window above is part of the Archocentrus centrarchus isolate MPI-CPG fArcCen1 chromosome 14, fArcCen1, whole genome shotgun sequence genome. Proteins encoded here:
- the serpinf2a gene encoding alpha-2-antiplasmin — translated: MKLYLLLLLCLCRLGVTEEPSPAPTYFSSIAEDNEQMETEADSCGETFSPEAHRAIGEATEQLGLQLLENLPVSPQQPNIILSPLSIAFALGQLTLGARNETEKLLLKTLHARGLACYHHALGSLVPHFSHTSLEVAARMYLRPGFKVKSSFVEDSLARYQSQPVPLVSVEEVNQWVENVTNGHIPNFLESIPHDVVLMLMNAVYFKGQWQTQFDPQATSKGEFYLDSQNFVSVDMMKSAQYPLRLMYDAKLEAQVASFPFKGNTSFLIILPRGNLSSVLPKLNISDLYRSLPQEKPMQVNLPKVKLQYHQELQAALTNMGLGSLFSGPDLSGISDQPLTVTGVRHASTIELSEEGVEASATTVVTSMRSVSFFSVNSPFLFALVDDASLAPLFMGIVTNPAPDNSMPNDDPHSNSIKSTPGDCHKKRHGSQTEQSSKPGEGNGNGTIDFPEFLSS